The stretch of DNA GAGCGGGTCCGCGCACACATCGTCGACGACCGGAAGGCCTCGTTCGCCCGTGCCGTCGTCGCGGAGGTGCTCGACGCCAGCGCGCACCGGGTGGCCGCGGCGTGCCCGGCGGCCGCGGCGGGCGCGGGCTGCTGCGACCTGTCGTTCGTCGAGCCTGCGTACGCCCGGGAACTGGCCGCCGGCGCGCTCGGCGACGTGCTGGCGCGGATCGGCGGCTTCGGTGTCGACGCCCCCGCGGCACCGGCGGTGGAGACGCTCGGCGACCAGTCGACCCGGTGGCGGGTCCGGACCCGACTGGCCGTGGGAGCCGACGGCGCGGTCGGGCTGCGCGCTCACCGATCGTCGACGCTGGTGACGCAGCCGTGCGCGGCTCCGGTGGACGGGCTGCTCGACGGTCTGACCGACCTCGGTGCCGCACCCGGCTCCGAACTGGTGCTGGCCGCGGACGCCGACGGACTCCGTCACGCCGTCGAGCTCGCACCGCCCGCGGGCGGCGGTCGCCGCACGGACCGGCGGGGTCGCGCCCAGCGGGCCCGTGCCCACACCACGCGGAGGCGCACGGTGCGGACGCTGGCCGGCGACGACCGGGTCGAGCACCGGGTCGGCGCTCGCTCGTGGTCGGTTCCGGTGACCGGCTTCTGGCAGGCGCACCGCGAGGCGCCCGCGGTCTACTCGCGGACCGCGGCGGACCTGCTCGCTCGCGTCGGTGTGACCGGCGACGTCCGCGTCTGGGATCTGTTCGGCGGCGCCGGGGTGTTCACCGCCGCTTTGTGCGACGCCGACCGCGGCTTCACCGTGACGGCCGCCGACATCGTCGATACCGATCCGGACGCGCTCGCCGCCGCCGAACACACCCTCGCCGACGTCCCGGTCGCCGTGCATCGCGGCGATGTCGCGGCCCTCGTCGCCGGACTCGATCGTCCCGACGTGGTGATCGCCGATCCGCCGCGATCCGGCGACGGCGCCGAGGTGGTGGACGCCGTCGTCGCCGCGGAGCCCTCGGCCGTCGTGCAGGTCGGTTGCGACGCGGCGTCGTTCGCCCGCGACCTGGGGCGGTTCGCCGCGCAGGGCTATCGGGTCCGGGCCTGGCGCGGGTTCGACGCGTTCCCGATGACCCATCACGTGGAGGCGATGGCGGTGCTCACCCGGTGAACGCAGTCCGTAGACTGGTCGAGATCGTCAGAAGACTCTAGGGAGGGACCGCACATGGGCGTGCTGGATCGAGTGAATTCACCGGCTGATGTGCGAGCGTGCTCGCCTGCCGAGCTCGGACAGCTCGCCTCGGAGATCCGCACCTTCCTCATCGAGAAGGTGGCGGCGACCGGCGGCCATCTGGGCCCGAACCTCGGCGTCGTCGAACTGACCCTGGCGATCCACCGCGTGTTCGAATCGCCGATCGATCCGATCCTCTTCGACACCGGCCACCAGAGCTACGTGCACAAGATCGTGACCGGCCGCAAGGACAGGTTCGACACGCTGCGCCAGCGCGACGGCCTCACCGGCTACCAGGATCGGACCGAGAGTCCGCACGACTGGATCGAGTCGTCGCACGCCTCGGCCGCCCTGTCGAACGCGGACGG from Gordonia humi encodes:
- a CDS encoding class I SAM-dependent RNA methyltransferase, whose protein sequence is MSDLDLDVTGYANGGAGVARHDGRVIFVAGALPGERVRAHIVDDRKASFARAVVAEVLDASAHRVAAACPAAAAGAGCCDLSFVEPAYARELAAGALGDVLARIGGFGVDAPAAPAVETLGDQSTRWRVRTRLAVGADGAVGLRAHRSSTLVTQPCAAPVDGLLDGLTDLGAAPGSELVLAADADGLRHAVELAPPAGGGRRTDRRGRAQRARAHTTRRRTVRTLAGDDRVEHRVGARSWSVPVTGFWQAHREAPAVYSRTAADLLARVGVTGDVRVWDLFGGAGVFTAALCDADRGFTVTAADIVDTDPDALAAAEHTLADVPVAVHRGDVAALVAGLDRPDVVIADPPRSGDGAEVVDAVVAAEPSAVVQVGCDAASFARDLGRFAAQGYRVRAWRGFDAFPMTHHVEAMAVLTR